One genomic region from Arcobacter sp. LA11 encodes:
- a CDS encoding amino acid ABC transporter permease, translating into MAIYEKLEAKPAPLGTKGPINWMKENLFSSIVSTILTIISFYLLYITIPPLLDWMIFDATWSGTKEEITKDGARWIFIFEKFNQFIYGFYPEELYWRPNLALAIFTLYIFLFKYFNNTKIRVFIVTSLPIITYILVAGGFGLEHVETDKWGGLLLTVIVASVGIVASFPIGILFALGRQSNMPIIKTISVMYIEFIRGVPLITLLFMSSVILPLFFPENMDFDKLLRALIGITLFQAAYIAEVVRGGLQAIPKGQYEAADSMALSYWQTMGLIILPQALKISIPNIVGSFISLFKDTTLILIIGLFDILAMVTLTNSDTQWLGFETEGYVFVTMIYWVICFSMSKYAKAVEDRFNTDHK; encoded by the coding sequence ATGGCAATTTATGAAAAACTAGAAGCTAAACCAGCTCCTTTAGGCACAAAAGGTCCAATTAATTGGATGAAAGAAAATCTTTTTTCTTCAATAGTTAGTACAATATTAACTATTATTTCATTCTATCTTTTATATATAACTATTCCTCCATTATTAGATTGGATGATTTTTGATGCCACTTGGAGTGGAACAAAAGAAGAGATAACAAAAGATGGCGCAAGATGGATTTTTATTTTTGAAAAATTCAATCAATTCATTTATGGTTTCTATCCTGAAGAATTGTATTGGAGACCAAACTTAGCATTAGCTATATTTACACTATATATATTTTTATTTAAATATTTTAACAATACAAAAATAAGAGTATTTATTGTGACTTCATTACCAATTATAACTTATATATTAGTTGCAGGTGGTTTTGGACTTGAACATGTTGAAACTGACAAGTGGGGAGGATTACTTCTTACTGTTATTGTTGCATCTGTTGGTATTGTTGCATCATTTCCTATTGGAATTTTATTTGCACTTGGACGACAATCTAATATGCCAATTATTAAAACAATATCTGTAATGTATATTGAATTTATCAGAGGAGTTCCTTTAATTACACTTCTATTTATGTCATCAGTTATTTTACCCCTATTTTTCCCAGAAAATATGGACTTTGATAAATTACTTAGAGCATTAATAGGTATTACATTATTCCAAGCTGCATATATTGCAGAAGTTGTAAGAGGTGGATTACAAGCAATTCCAAAAGGACAATATGAAGCTGCTGATTCTATGGCATTATCATATTGGCAAACTATGGGATTAATCATTCTACCACAAGCACTTAAAATTTCAATTCCAAATATTGTTGGGTCATTTATTTCGTTATTTAAAGATACAACACTTATCTTAATTATCGGATTATTTGATATTCTAGCAATGGTTACACTAACAAACAGTGATACCCAATGGCTTGGATTTGAAACAGAAGGTTATGTTTTTGTAACAATGATTTACTGGGTAATTTGTTTTAGTATGTCAAAATATGCAAAAGCAGTTGAAGATAGATTTAACACAGACCATAAATAA
- a CDS encoding amino acid ABC transporter permease: protein MKKHKKARQPEVAFYNNPENRAIIYQVLALVLIFFVTYFVLNNMFINIEKRGINTGFDFLSSEAGFGILQSLIAYDESDSHGKVFIVGLLNTILVSVIGIIFATIIGLLVGIGRLSKNFMVAKLSMIYVETFRNIPILLQILFWYNVVLAALPSPRQSISFFDSIFFNNRGLYIPKPILESGFTAVIIAFILAIVAVIFLTKWANKRHDETGEEFPTFWVSLGILISAPILIFFVSGTPATLEFAELKGFNFRGGWTLIPELLALAFALSIYTATYIAEAVRAGIEAVPKGQKEAAHALGLKDHIILKKVVLPQALRVIIPPVINQYLNLVKNSSLATAIGYPELVTIFSGTSLNQVGQAIEIILMTMAVYLTLSIVISMLMNYLNAKMQIKER from the coding sequence ATGAAAAAACATAAAAAAGCTCGTCAACCCGAGGTTGCATTTTATAACAACCCCGAAAATAGAGCCATTATCTATCAAGTACTAGCACTAGTGCTAATATTTTTTGTAACATATTTTGTTTTAAACAATATGTTCATAAATATTGAAAAACGTGGGATTAATACAGGATTTGATTTCTTAAGTAGTGAAGCTGGATTTGGAATTTTGCAATCGTTAATTGCATATGATGAATCAGATTCACATGGAAAAGTTTTTATTGTTGGTCTCCTAAATACAATTCTAGTTTCTGTAATTGGAATTATATTTGCCACAATAATTGGACTTTTAGTTGGTATAGGAAGACTTTCAAAAAACTTTATGGTTGCAAAGTTATCTATGATTTATGTAGAAACTTTTAGAAATATTCCAATTCTATTACAAATTCTTTTTTGGTACAATGTTGTATTAGCCGCACTTCCTAGTCCCAGACAAAGTATCTCCTTTTTCGACTCTATTTTCTTTAATAATCGTGGTCTTTATATTCCAAAACCTATTTTAGAAAGTGGTTTTACTGCCGTAATTATCGCCTTTATTTTAGCAATCGTTGCAGTAATATTTTTAACAAAATGGGCAAATAAAAGACATGATGAAACAGGTGAAGAATTTCCTACTTTTTGGGTATCATTAGGAATCTTAATTTCAGCTCCTATTTTAATATTCTTTGTAAGTGGAACACCTGCAACTTTGGAGTTTGCGGAACTTAAAGGATTTAACTTTAGAGGTGGATGGACACTTATTCCTGAGTTACTAGCCCTTGCTTTTGCACTTAGTATTTATACAGCAACTTATATAGCAGAAGCTGTAAGAGCTGGTATTGAAGCTGTTCCAAAAGGACAAAAAGAAGCTGCACATGCCTTGGGATTAAAAGATCATATAATATTGAAAAAAGTAGTACTTCCTCAAGCACTTAGAGTAATTATTCCTCCAGTTATTAATCAGTATCTTAACTTAGTTAAAAACTCCTCTTTAGCAACCGCAATTGGTTATCCTGAACTTGTAACAATATTCTCTGGAACATCATTAAATCAAGTAGGACAAGCAATTGAAATTATTCTAATGACGATGGCTGTTTATTTAACATTAAGTATTGTAATTTCAATGTTAATGAATTACTTAAATGCAAAAATGCAAATAAAGGAGCGATAA
- a CDS encoding amino acid ABC transporter substrate-binding protein has protein sequence MKILKTASLSVAALALATTVSTADTLDSIKSKGMLSCGVSTGIAGFSATDSNGKWKGLDVDMCKAVASAVFGDASKVKYVPLTAKERFTALQSGEIDLLSRSTTWTNTRDTSLGLNFAGVNYYDGQGFLISKSIGVNSAKELDGATVCIQAGTTTELNLTDYFKANKMTYKPITYDTSGQTIEGFKSGRCDVVTSDASQLYGLVLKVKDPNSVKVLPEIISKEPLGPVVRQGDDKWFNIVKWTHIALLNAEEMGITQANVDSMMKSKNPGIKRLLGVSGEAGKNLGLDAKWAYNIVKNVGNYGESFDRNVGKGSPLKIDRGLNKLWNQGGLQYGAPIR, from the coding sequence ATGAAGATTTTAAAAACTGCCTCTTTAAGTGTTGCTGCATTAGCTCTAGCGACAACAGTATCAACAGCGGATACTTTAGACTCAATTAAGAGCAAAGGTATGCTAAGTTGTGGTGTTTCTACAGGTATTGCAGGTTTCTCTGCTACTGATTCAAATGGTAAATGGAAAGGCTTAGATGTTGATATGTGTAAAGCAGTTGCATCAGCTGTATTTGGAGATGCTTCAAAAGTAAAATATGTTCCATTAACTGCAAAAGAAAGATTTACAGCACTTCAAAGTGGTGAAATTGACTTATTATCTAGATCAACAACTTGGACAAATACTAGAGATACTTCTTTAGGTCTAAACTTTGCTGGTGTAAACTATTATGATGGACAAGGGTTTTTAATATCTAAAAGTATTGGAGTAAACTCAGCAAAAGAACTTGATGGAGCTACTGTTTGTATTCAAGCAGGTACAACTACTGAACTTAACTTAACAGATTATTTTAAAGCTAATAAAATGACTTATAAACCAATTACTTATGATACATCTGGACAAACAATTGAAGGATTTAAATCAGGACGTTGTGACGTTGTAACTTCTGATGCTTCTCAATTATATGGTTTAGTATTAAAAGTAAAAGATCCAAACTCTGTGAAAGTACTTCCTGAAATTATTTCAAAAGAACCTTTAGGACCAGTTGTTAGACAAGGTGATGACAAATGGTTTAATATTGTAAAATGGACTCATATTGCATTATTAAATGCTGAAGAAATGGGTATTACACAAGCAAATGTTGATTCTATGATGAAAAGTAAAAATCCTGGAATTAAAAGATTACTTGGAGTTTCTGGAGAAGCTGGTAAAAACTTAGGATTAGATGCTAAATGGGCATATAATATTGTTAAAAATGTTGGTAACTATGGTGAATCATTTGACAGAAATGTTGGAAAAGGTTCTCCACTTAAAATTGATAGAGGGTTAAATAAACTTTGGAATCAAGGTGGACTTCAATATGGAGCTCCTATTAGATAA
- a CDS encoding Lrp/AsnC family transcriptional regulator — protein MKDEILYRVQKNFPLTKKPFEQIAKELNTTEENVLNILKEEKKNNIIRQTSAIFDTKKLGYKSSLVAFEIEEKDIDAAVAILNSHPGISHNYERNHSYNIWFTLAIAPNSKSNLEETVEILSKLTNAKDYIILPTLKLFKISVKLDTTNKQEKKEKVAKKDFKELVLNEFHYDIIKEAQNDIAIISEPFKDTIEKLNISYEEFFNTLKEFQEAGVMRRFACILNHRRAGFNANAMVVWDIEEGAKGEEIGKVAASFSAVSHCYLRPKYPTWNYNLFTMIHGKTKEDTQEVINNIAKEIDYKSNMPLYSSREFKKVRIKYFCDEFKQWEEKYIN, from the coding sequence GTGAAAGATGAAATACTATATAGAGTTCAAAAAAACTTTCCACTTACAAAGAAACCTTTTGAACAAATTGCAAAAGAATTAAACACTACAGAAGAAAATGTATTAAATATATTAAAAGAAGAAAAAAAGAATAATATTATAAGACAAACATCTGCTATTTTTGATACAAAAAAGCTTGGATATAAGTCTTCATTAGTTGCATTTGAAATAGAAGAGAAAGATATTGATGCAGCTGTAGCAATTTTAAATTCTCATCCTGGAATATCACATAATTATGAAAGAAATCACTCTTATAATATTTGGTTTACTTTAGCAATCGCACCTAATTCAAAATCTAACTTAGAAGAAACAGTTGAAATCTTATCAAAATTAACAAATGCAAAAGACTATATTATTTTACCTACATTAAAACTTTTTAAAATCTCTGTTAAACTTGATACAACAAATAAACAAGAAAAAAAAGAAAAAGTAGCTAAAAAAGATTTTAAAGAACTTGTCTTAAATGAATTCCATTATGACATTATAAAAGAAGCACAAAATGACATCGCAATCATTTCGGAACCTTTTAAAGATACAATTGAAAAACTAAATATATCATATGAAGAGTTTTTTAATACATTAAAAGAATTTCAAGAAGCTGGAGTAATGAGAAGATTTGCATGTATTCTTAATCATCGACGTGCAGGATTCAATGCAAATGCAATGGTTGTATGGGATATAGAAGAAGGAGCAAAAGGCGAAGAAATTGGAAAAGTTGCAGCATCTTTTTCTGCAGTATCTCATTGTTACTTAAGGCCTAAATACCCTACATGGAACTACAATCTTTTTACAATGATTCATGGAAAGACAAAAGAAGATACTCAAGAAGTGATTAATAATATTGCAAAAGAAATAGATTATAAATCAAATATGCCACTTTATTCATCAAGAGAATTTAAAAAAGTAAGAATCAAATACTTTTGTGATGAATTTAAACAGTGGGAAGAAAAATATATAAATTAA
- a CDS encoding cbb3-type cytochrome c oxidase subunit I, translating into MSFINTLINGTEGGLKTDGLTPMQKVTLRAVVFGVLYYGLAVLEGQLMRANSVAPGLFEENHYFSIMTVHPIVGIFGSTYLIVFGAFTFLVPYLMKKPLYSIKIANITWMSIATGTLMSWLGGAIYHYAPLYTLYWPLPVDFEQFNPIGGLVFVLGIAIIMIGTLLFIYNTFATVFYTEEGHEKRPLKPLILSALGIDGMLNIWYKITGREPYAKEPAVSLPVVAIFRGTIDTFLDAMVILTCGILILVYIVGDLSGAAMDYTSVNALLYKNFFWWGLDLIADGLVLIYVAGTWYLLAMMITGKKLFMQNIARAALLLELIVSWMVWSHHLLGDQGQPNIMKLLSGEMVTAFELVTQGIAVFITLVTLWSAKPLKMDNRLKFLLAGIMGFMIAIPAAILQADMGLNRILHNTQWIIFTHVHAAILIGLTMTLYAAIYTLWPILTNDVKLYSQKLADIHFWGHLLGALGMSCFMGLAAMDGALRRTIYVDGEYNLYMILGAIAGTMILVSWAVFLVNVVLSIGIKGLIGIYTPSKIDTKDLVPASE; encoded by the coding sequence ATGAGTTTTATTAATACATTAATCAACGGAACAGAAGGTGGATTAAAAACTGATGGACTAACTCCTATGCAAAAAGTTACATTAAGAGCAGTTGTTTTTGGTGTACTTTATTATGGACTTGCTGTTCTTGAAGGTCAGCTAATGAGAGCAAATAGTGTTGCACCAGGTCTTTTTGAAGAGAATCATTATTTCTCAATTATGACAGTGCACCCCATTGTTGGTATTTTTGGTTCAACTTATTTGATTGTATTTGGTGCTTTTACATTTTTAGTACCTTATTTAATGAAAAAGCCTTTATACAGTATTAAGATTGCAAATATCACTTGGATGTCTATTGCTACTGGTACATTAATGTCGTGGCTTGGTGGTGCTATTTATCACTATGCTCCATTATATACATTGTACTGGCCATTACCTGTTGACTTTGAACAATTTAATCCTATTGGAGGACTTGTTTTTGTACTTGGTATTGCTATTATTATGATTGGAACACTATTATTTATTTATAATACTTTCGCAACTGTATTCTATACAGAAGAAGGACATGAAAAAAGACCTTTAAAACCTCTTATTTTGTCTGCTCTTGGTATTGATGGTATGTTAAATATTTGGTATAAAATAACTGGACGAGAACCATATGCAAAAGAGCCTGCAGTATCACTTCCTGTTGTTGCTATTTTTAGAGGAACAATTGATACATTTTTAGATGCAATGGTAATCTTAACTTGTGGTATTTTAATTTTAGTATATATTGTTGGAGATTTAAGTGGTGCAGCAATGGACTACACATCTGTAAATGCATTACTATATAAAAACTTCTTCTGGTGGGGGTTAGATTTAATTGCTGATGGACTTGTACTTATTTATGTAGCAGGTACTTGGTATCTCTTAGCTATGATGATTACTGGTAAAAAACTGTTTATGCAAAATATTGCAAGAGCTGCTTTACTTTTAGAATTAATTGTTTCTTGGATGGTATGGTCGCATCACTTATTAGGAGATCAAGGTCAACCAAATATCATGAAACTTCTTTCAGGAGAAATGGTAACAGCATTTGAGCTTGTAACTCAAGGTATCGCTGTATTTATTACTCTAGTAACATTATGGAGTGCAAAACCTCTTAAGATGGATAATAGATTGAAGTTCTTACTTGCTGGTATTATGGGATTTATGATTGCTATTCCAGCTGCTATTTTACAAGCAGATATGGGATTAAATAGAATTTTACATAATACGCAATGGATAATATTTACACATGTGCATGCAGCTATTTTGATTGGTCTTACAATGACTTTATATGCAGCTATTTATACTTTATGGCCAATTTTAACTAATGACGTAAAGTTATACAGTCAAAAACTTGCAGATATCCATTTTTGGGGACACCTACTTGGTGCTTTAGGAATGAGTTGTTTCATGGGACTTGCTGCTATGGATGGAGCTTTAAGAAGAACTATCTATGTTGATGGAGAATATAATCTATATATGATTTTAGGTGCAATTGCAGGAACTATGATTCTTGTTTCTTGGGCTGTATTCTTAGTAAATGTTGTTCTAAGTATCGGAATTAAAGGTCTTATAGGAATCTATACACCTTCAAAAATTGATACAAAAGATTTAGTACCAGCTTCTGAATAA
- a CDS encoding cytochrome C oxidase subunit II, producing the protein MEDSAGVLALLKIVYTIYVFAVLSLIYWFAKGVSNPKGKPRIVKPGTFYIYVGLLIFVGVSIHIFTFNKIPWVETDFKRHTIEKDPSFDKSKQMYNIIARQNKDRNSPNHGEQKFILPKDRLNADGMLEIECGKYVVFDVVSEDLTYGFGLFRQDGSMVTQMQVNPGSRNDLMWQFHKNGVYHIRSTEYSGAKGGRHMTIKNAVVVKGCDVDDSRSMLGGN; encoded by the coding sequence ATGGAAGATTCAGCTGGAGTCTTAGCTTTATTAAAAATTGTTTATACAATTTATGTATTTGCAGTGCTAAGTCTAATATATTGGTTTGCAAAAGGAGTATCTAATCCTAAAGGAAAACCAAGAATTGTTAAGCCTGGAACATTTTATATATATGTTGGTTTACTAATTTTTGTAGGTGTAAGTATTCACATATTTACATTTAATAAAATACCTTGGGTGGAGACAGATTTTAAGCGTCATACGATTGAAAAAGATCCTAGTTTTGACAAGTCTAAACAGATGTATAACATCATTGCTAGACAAAATAAAGATAGAAATAGTCCAAATCATGGAGAACAAAAATTTATCTTGCCTAAAGATAGGTTAAATGCAGATGGAATGCTTGAAATTGAATGTGGTAAATATGTTGTATTTGATGTAGTGAGTGAAGATTTAACATATGGATTTGGTTTATTTAGACAAGATGGTTCAATGGTAACACAAATGCAAGTAAATCCTGGAAGTAGAAATGACCTTATGTGGCAATTCCATAAAAATGGAGTTTATCATATTAGATCAACAGAGTATTCAGGAGCAAAAGGTGGTAGACATATGACTATTAAAAATGCTGTTGTAGTAAAAGGTTGTGATGTGGATGATTCACGATCAATGTTAGGAGGTAATTAG
- a CDS encoding response regulator, translating to MSVEVLKKLNVLYVEDEEEVSCEVIHNLKFFVNDIISCENGQEGLDVYINEKDSIDIIITDVLMPVLDGKKMVDEIRKINPTVPVVFTTAFNNSEFLEYTQTQDLVENISKPIDLEELFQIIIKLINK from the coding sequence TTGAGTGTTGAAGTATTGAAAAAACTTAATGTTTTATATGTAGAAGATGAAGAAGAGGTTAGTTGTGAAGTAATTCATAATTTAAAGTTTTTTGTTAATGATATAATTTCTTGTGAAAATGGACAAGAAGGTCTTGATGTATATATAAATGAAAAAGATAGCATAGATATTATTATAACAGATGTATTAATGCCTGTCTTAGATGGAAAAAAAATGGTAGATGAAATTAGAAAAATTAATCCTACAGTACCTGTTGTTTTCACAACTGCATTTAACAATTCAGAATTTTTAGAATACACTCAAACACAGGACTTAGTTGAAAATATATCAAAACCAATTGATTTAGAAGAATTATTTCAGATTATAATAAAATTAATAAATAAATAA
- a CDS encoding ATP-binding protein, with protein sequence MFISFFNSLSFTTRYTFALLIIALLSTLAYFNLSKLIEEQADYGKIINISGKQRMLTQRIALNAIYYKTNKLSSSLETMEESHNYLISLPMSEKLFNMYYSKPIYLDRRVKEFFKHAKEFKDNRNGKSLTYILQNSEKLLIDFDKVVSIYQKEVEDKTYTLSKRELFILLFTFFILINEALFIFRPANNMINANKIKLLQQSRSSAMGEMIENIAHQWRQPLSTISTIASGAKIRKKMNMIEDDEIIESYEKIITHTKHLSTTIDDFRGFFKEDNKQTIFKIEDVVNHCKSLTEASYKSNNIELVVKEEASNLKIEGRFGEMSQVILNILNNAKDVLKEKDLSPKIVNIILKEKKNNYEILIQDNANGVPEDIINKIFEPYFTTKHKSQGTGIGLFMSKEIIHKHFNGYIEVSNQEFKVNQKNYYGACFKIKLPIKEFKTT encoded by the coding sequence ATGTTTATATCTTTTTTTAATTCATTATCTTTTACTACAAGATATACTTTTGCTTTACTAATTATTGCTTTATTATCAACCTTAGCGTATTTCAATTTATCTAAATTAATAGAAGAGCAAGCAGATTATGGGAAAATCATAAATATAAGTGGTAAACAAAGAATGTTAACTCAAAGAATAGCCCTAAATGCAATCTATTATAAGACTAATAAATTATCAAGTTCTTTAGAAACAATGGAAGAAAGCCATAACTATTTAATATCTTTGCCTATGTCAGAGAAGTTATTTAATATGTATTATTCGAAACCAATTTATTTGGATAGAAGAGTAAAAGAGTTTTTTAAACATGCAAAAGAGTTCAAAGATAATAGAAATGGGAAAAGTTTAACTTATATATTACAAAATTCTGAAAAATTACTTATAGATTTTGATAAAGTAGTATCTATTTATCAGAAAGAAGTTGAAGACAAAACTTATACTCTAAGTAAAAGAGAATTGTTTATTTTGTTGTTTACTTTTTTTATTTTAATAAATGAAGCATTGTTTATTTTTAGACCTGCAAATAATATGATTAATGCAAATAAAATAAAACTACTACAGCAATCAAGGTCATCTGCAATGGGTGAAATGATTGAAAATATTGCTCATCAATGGAGACAACCATTAAGTACTATAAGTACTATTGCAAGTGGTGCAAAGATAAGAAAAAAAATGAATATGATTGAAGATGATGAAATTATTGAATCCTATGAGAAAATTATAACGCATACAAAACACTTATCAACAACAATAGATGATTTCAGGGGATTTTTTAAAGAAGATAATAAACAAACGATATTTAAGATTGAAGATGTTGTAAATCATTGTAAATCTTTAACTGAAGCTTCTTATAAAAGTAATAATATTGAATTAGTAGTTAAAGAAGAAGCTTCTAATTTAAAAATAGAAGGACGATTTGGTGAAATGTCGCAAGTAATTTTAAACATATTAAATAATGCAAAAGATGTATTAAAAGAAAAAGATTTAAGTCCTAAAATTGTGAATATAATATTAAAAGAAAAAAAGAATAATTATGAAATACTTATTCAGGATAATGCTAATGGCGTTCCTGAAGATATTATAAATAAAATATTTGAACCTTATTTTACAACAAAACACAAATCTCAAGGCACAGGGATTGGACTTTTTATGAGTAAAGAAATTATTCATAAACATTTTAATGGTTATATAGAAGTTTCAAACCAAGAGTTTAAAGTTAATCAAAAAAATTATTATGGTGCATGTTTTAAAATTAAATTACCTATAAAAGAGTTTAAAACTACTTGA
- a CDS encoding bifunctional precorrin-2 dehydrogenase/sirohydrochlorin ferrochelatase has protein sequence MAYFPAFIKFDNKKILIVGGGYIAYEKLEHLLDFTNNITLIAKDYNENTEKLINENSLEYFKKLYVEGDIKGFDIIIAAVDDFNLQESIYKESRNYNCLCNCVDLQKYCDFIFPSYVKKGDLTIAVSTSGSSPAMAKHLRIWLNKMIPDSIVDFLKQMREYRKNIPKGKERMQFLDKKAKNYISTWKEEK, from the coding sequence ATGGCATATTTCCCTGCTTTTATAAAATTTGATAATAAAAAGATTTTAATTGTAGGTGGCGGTTATATTGCTTATGAAAAATTAGAACATTTGTTAGACTTTACTAATAATATTACGCTTATTGCAAAAGATTATAATGAAAATACTGAAAAATTAATTAATGAGAATTCATTAGAATATTTTAAAAAACTTTATGTTGAAGGTGATATTAAGGGATTTGATATCATCATAGCAGCAGTTGATGATTTTAATCTTCAAGAATCGATATATAAAGAATCAAGAAACTATAACTGTTTATGTAATTGTGTTGATTTACAAAAGTATTGTGATTTTATTTTTCCTTCTTATGTAAAAAAAGGTGATTTGACAATTGCAGTATCAACTTCTGGTTCATCTCCAGCCATGGCAAAACATTTAAGAATATGGCTTAATAAAATGATTCCTGATTCAATTGTAGATTTTTTAAAACAGATGAGAGAATATAGAAAAAATATACCAAAAGGAAAAGAAAGAATGCAGTTTTTAGATAAGAAAGCAAAAAATTATATTTCAACTTGGAAGGAAGAAAAATGA
- a CDS encoding Crp/Fnr family transcriptional regulator, whose translation MKVKLKDVFLFKDLCDDTISQIEEITTPLKLSKDNILFYEGDESNYLYVLTKGIIKLYKTASNDKEIVMKYFHQNELIAEVANFDNIPYPATAQCFTDSELLRIDFEKLKEIIYSDPELSFVIQTSLIKKIRNLEKLVSLHVVLDSKERIAKYLCDHTEDFFNTKNIIIAEILNISPETLSRILRVFKNEGLIDSKAKTIDKEKLESFFS comes from the coding sequence ATGAAAGTTAAATTAAAAGATGTTTTTTTATTTAAAGATTTATGCGATGATACAATATCGCAAATTGAAGAAATAACTACTCCTTTAAAATTATCGAAGGATAATATCCTTTTTTATGAAGGAGATGAATCAAATTATCTTTATGTGCTTACAAAAGGTATTATAAAGTTATATAAGACAGCTTCAAACGATAAAGAAATTGTAATGAAGTACTTTCATCAAAATGAATTAATTGCTGAGGTTGCTAACTTTGATAATATTCCTTATCCCGCAACTGCTCAGTGTTTTACAGATAGTGAATTACTTAGAATAGATTTTGAAAAATTAAAAGAGATAATATACTCAGATCCAGAATTGTCATTTGTAATTCAAACTTCGTTAATCAAAAAAATTAGAAATTTAGAAAAACTTGTATCTTTACATGTAGTATTAGACTCAAAAGAGAGAATTGCAAAATATTTATGTGACCATACAGAAGATTTTTTTAATACAAAAAATATAATAATAGCTGAAATATTAAATATCTCACCAGAGACTCTTTCTAGAATTTTAAGGGTATTTAAAAATGAAGGTTTAATAGATAGTAAAGCTAAAACTATCGATAAAGAAAAGTTAGAAAGCTTTTTTTCTTAA
- the cobA gene encoding uroporphyrinogen-III C-methyltransferase: MAKVYLTGAGPGDIELMTLKAARVVKEADVLIYDRLANPEILDMAQEDCEMIYVGKQDGKHSVPQDEINEIIYQAALKYENVVRLKGGDPFVFGRGGEEAIYLYDRNIKFEIIPGITSSVSVPAYAGIPVTHRGITTSFRVVTGHESPNKKISQIEWQTFLNDETIVFLMGFHNIKLITNKLMELGKARDYPCAVISKGSTPEQQVVVSTLENIVEDSKELPTPAIIVVGEVVKLREQIKWFK; encoded by the coding sequence ATGGCAAAAGTATACTTAACGGGAGCTGGTCCTGGTGATATTGAATTAATGACTTTAAAGGCTGCAAGAGTTGTAAAAGAAGCAGATGTATTAATTTATGATAGATTAGCAAATCCAGAAATTTTAGATATGGCACAAGAAGATTGTGAAATGATTTATGTAGGAAAGCAAGATGGAAAACATTCTGTTCCTCAAGATGAAATAAATGAAATAATTTATCAAGCTGCACTAAAGTATGAAAATGTTGTAAGATTAAAAGGTGGAGATCCTTTTGTATTTGGAAGGGGCGGAGAAGAAGCAATCTATTTATATGATAGAAATATTAAATTTGAAATCATTCCTGGTATTACATCTTCTGTTTCAGTTCCTGCATATGCTGGAATTCCAGTAACACATAGAGGTATTACAACATCTTTTAGAGTTGTAACAGGACATGAATCACCTAATAAAAAAATCTCTCAAATAGAGTGGCAAACATTCTTAAATGATGAAACAATCGTATTTTTAATGGGATTCCACAATATTAAACTAATTACAAATAAATTAATGGAATTAGGTAAAGCTAGAGATTATCCCTGTGCTGTGATTTCAAAGGGTTCTACACCGGAACAACAAGTAGTAGTTTCAACATTAGAAAACATTGTTGAAGATTCAAAAGAATTACCAACACCTGCAATTATAGTTGTGGGAGAAGTAGTTAAATTAAGAGAACAAATTAAATGGTTTAAATAA